A stretch of the Drosophila sulfurigaster albostrigata strain 15112-1811.04 chromosome 2L, ASM2355843v2, whole genome shotgun sequence genome encodes the following:
- the LOC133850036 gene encoding short neuropeptide F: MIHFKSQMSYGCALATFSLSLLLLQHSSAELATVQGAPINNLYDNLLQREYAGPIVFPNHQVERKAQRSPSLRLRFGRSDPEMLNNIVEKRWFGDVNQKPIRSPSLRLRFGRRSDPNLPQMRRTIYDDLLERQLNLNSQQLNQQPAAADEVELSDDYDTAFERVVRKPQRLRWGRSVGNNVLDKDQRERAQLEREWQKWQNMTRWLLALQQQYDSASAAERAVGSVEDTEEDQDDNSSEFQREARKPMRLRWGRSTGKAPSEQKLPLAAETASVAPKTEN; this comes from the exons ATGATCCACTTCAAGTCACAGATGAGCTACGGCTGCGCTTTGGCCACTTTCAGCTTAAGTCTTCTACTGCTGCAGCACTCCAGCGCCGAACTAGCCACAGTTCAAG GCGCTCCCATCAATAATCTCTACGATAATCTGCTGCAGCGTGAGTATGCTGGGCCAATTGTCTTTCCGAATCATCAAGTGGAGCGCAAGGCGCAGCGTTCGCCATCACTGCGACTGCGCTTTGGACGCAGCGATCCGGAAATGCTAAATAACATTGTGGAGAAGCGTTGGTTCGGCGATGTCAACCAGAAGCCGATCAGGTCGCCATCATTGCGACTGCGTTTTGGTCGACGCAGCGATCCCAATTTACCCCAAATGCGTCGCACAATCTACGATGATCTCCTGGAGCGTCAATTGAATCTGAACAGCCAACAACTGAACCAGCAACCAGCTGCGGCTGATGAAGTGGAACTATCCGATGACTATGATACCGCCTTTGAACGTGTTGTGCGTAAGCCACAGCGTCTGCGTTGGGGTCGTAGTGTGGGCAACAATGTTCTGGACAAGGATCAG CGAGAACGTGCTCAACTGGAACGTGAATGGCAAAAATGGCAGAACATGACTCGTTGGTTGTTGGCTCTGCAGCAACAATATGATTCCGCATCTGCTGCTGAACGCGCTGTTGGCTCAGTTGAGGACACCGAAGAGGATCAGGATGACAACAGCTCAGAGTTCCAGCGTGAAGCTCGCAAGCCCATGCGTTTGCGTTGGGGACGCAGCACTGGCAAAGCTCCCTCAGAGCAGAAA TTGCCGCTGGCTGCTGAGACTGCGTCTGTCGCCCCAAAGACAGAGAATTAA
- the LOC133834910 gene encoding condensin complex subunit 2, which produces MTLPRSETSLRRSAVGSHRESMMRDMTTVNDDDAERREARRRTLLQQQTRPRDSSALESIEDNETLKKCLEIYNGNKLSRDNAWSLSVIDTLSNLLDRHHKTLSNFKMAGSSLEASSRVYGLRVDSIYLDAMRMSAGLSARTLTEQQLNAAADRDDSITENAEGAVLDDNGQTQASAPKPKKRTRKAVSTVTKNKDTLNMRLDTAPLQDPVFGKLNSTVGSINASNRLMHNILPTMDSELKLCTTYRFWSSEELPDEVTDYAMVDTNLNDVDPQSLVSAEFVEKLLRYDQKLNLRPLHTGYIITDEPNPSNVNEPRQMPDNDDGVDNGDDFYENPKELSMAFDINAECEPMPDLDGQTAAVLEVDYNELEELTAEERHTLQSCRVLRKQPVVIDDLRPIDGSSKLEYSYRPMDKISQFWAGPSHWKFKRTRARSTFGQINAQEKSSVGGADGGSSTISATTARARRAAQQAAKRRSQQLKFGEYTEHLFQPLESNTKLRKANCQKKWDARKLVLPTKFDFDTDYFEKYDYAPSIKVTRRFGVQDEDLDHDANSAIDDVAEDVELFDNDHFSADTPHSPSAMNISEMPEGADTGTFLDGDQAIGGNISQGNTTLRNNCNDTVLEIATDFEGAPTQVTKVIVPFAKRAKVIDMKNLKRSCNSLIQKQLLNDVQEESIPTHLKSSQEHYAKGMASFKEVYDELPSMLTPKMADSLSPSVALYAVLHLANDMRLRLIPQDDFENFTIRQVTD; this is translated from the exons ATGACGTTACCGCGCTCTGAGACGTCACTGCGACGTTCCGCGGTGGGCAGCCATCGTGAGAGCATGATGAGGGATATGACAACAGTTAACGATGACGATGCCGAGCGTCGCGAGGCACGCCGCCGCACtctgttgcagcaacagacTCGACCCCGAGACAGCAGCGCTTTGGAGTCCATTGAAGATAATGAAACGCTCAAAAAGTGTTTGGAAATTTATAACGGCAATAAGCTAAGTCGCGACAATGCCTGGTCATTATCGGTGATAGATACGCTCTCCAATCTGCTGGATCGTCATCACAAAACATTGAGCAACTTTAAG atGGCAGGTTCATCTTTAGAGGCTTCGTCACGCGTTTATGGACTGCGTGTCGACTCCATCTATCTGGATGCTATGCGCATGTCGGCTGGCCTCAGTGCCCGAACTCTGACGGAACAGCAGTTAAATGCAGCTGCAGATCGCGATGACAGCATTACTGAGAATGCCGAAGGCGCAGTGCTCGATGATAATGGACAGACGCAGGCCTCTGCACCAAAGCCTAAGAAGCGGACACGTAAAGCGGTATCCACAGTAACCAAGAACAAGGACACGCTCAATATGCGTTTGGACACAGCCCCGTTGCAGGATCCTGTGTTTGGTAAACTTAATTCAACAGTCGGATCTATAAATGCTTCCAATCGTTTAATGCACAACATATTGCCTACGATGGATTCCGAACTTAAATTATGCACAACTTATCGCTTTTGGAGCTCCGAAGAGCTGCCAGATGAGGTAACGGATTATGCGATGGTAGACACAAACTTAAATGATGTGGATCCGCAATCGTTGGTTAGTGCAGAGTTTGTTGAGAAGCTGCTGCGTTACGATCAAAAGTTGAATCTGCGCCCCTTGCATACCGGCTACATTATAACCGATGAACCAAATCCGAGCAATGTTAATGAGCCAAGACAGATGCCCGACAACGATGACGGAGTAGATAATGGCGATGACTTTTATGAGAATCCCAAAGAGCTGTCGATGGCCTTTGATATAAACGCAGAATGCGAGCCCATGCCAGATCTGGATGGACAGACCGCAGCTGTCTTGGAGGTGGACTACAATGAGCTGGAGGAACTCACAGCCGAAGAGCGTCACACTCTGCAAAGCTGTAGAGTTCTTCGCAAACAGCCGGTTGTAATTGATGATCTGCGTCCCATTGATGGCAGCTCCAAGCTTGAGTACTCCTACCGACCCATGGACAAAATCTCGCAATTCTGGGCTGGCCCATCGCATTGGAAGTTCAAGCGTACTCGAGCTCGCAGCACTTTTGGTCAGATTAATGCGCAGGAGAAATCGTCTGTTGGTGGCGCTGACGGTGGCAGCAGCACAATCTCAGCAACTACGGCGCGTGCTAGACGTGCAGCTCAGCAGGCGGCCAAGCGACGCAGCCAACAATTGAAGTTTGGCGAATATACAGAGCATCTGTTTCAGCCTCTAGAGTCCAATACCAAGCTCCGCAAGGCCAACTGCCAAAAGAAATGGGATGCCCGTAAACTCGTGCTGCCCACTAAGTTTGATTTTGACACcgattattttgaaaaatatgatTATGCACCCAGCATAAAAGTGACACGTCGATTTGGTGTACAGGATGAGGATTTGGATCATGATGCAAATTCGGCAATTGACGATGTTGCCGAGGATGTTGAACTTTTTGACAACGATCATTTCAGCGCGGACACGCCCCATTCACCCTCGGCAATGAATATAAGCGAAATGCCCGAAGGAGCTGATACGGGCACGTTCTTGGATGGTGATCAGGCCATAGGAGGCAATATTAGTCAAGGGAATACCACTTTGCGCAACAACTGTAATGACACGGTGCTTGAAATAGCCACAGATTTTGAGGGTGCACCTACACAA GTGACCAAAGTAATTGTGCCTTTTGCCAAACGTGCAAAGGTCATAGACATGAAGAATCTCAAGCGGAGCTGCAATTctttaatacaaaaacaattgttgaatGACGTTCAGGAAGAGTCGATACCGACTCATTTAAAATCGAGTCAAGAGCACTATGCAAAGGGTATGGCCTCATTTAAGGAGGTTTACGATGAATTACCTAGTATGCTGACACCTAAAATGGCTGATTCATTGTCGCCCTCGGTTGCGCTTTATGCTGTTCTCCACTTGGCTAATGATATGAGATTGCGACTCATACCACAGGACGACTTTGAGAATTTTACAATAAGACAAGTTACCGATTAA